In Fusarium oxysporum Fo47 chromosome IX, complete sequence, the following proteins share a genomic window:
- a CDS encoding major facilitator superfamily domain-containing protein, producing MALNHTEKDEGNESPVSLDPERSHVRDAVHTDDATVVCPSSTTDTKLMTKIDLHVIPFLCIMYLLAFLDRVNIANADVFGLSEELGLEKTEYNTALVVFFVPYVLFEIPSNILLKRFKPHVWLSLNMFLFGLTTLLQGLVQNYSGLIATRFFLGLFETGMFPGAFYLIGMWYRRHEAQRRYSFFFNSTTLAGAFGGLLAAAIGKMSGMRGYAGWRWIFILEGGLTVLVSFFFYFLLPDFPEQAKWLTSEEKHYVTARLRIDQGHAGAERKTTFADALSVLKDYKIIIGGFMYFGLIVPAYGYAYFAPGIIKTYGYSPIQTQLYSVPPWAAAFGFSLAVAFASDKLRHRASFAIFAILVAIAGFAILLSVHNNHSVQYGALFLVTMGAYTAMPIIVCWFNMNLGGHRRRSIGSAWQVGFGNIGGIIAVYSFLAKDAPKFIPGYSICIAFTILSIIACLSYAAVILYENKKRDANPPQTELTNEEKAELGDNAPTYRYLL from the exons ATGGCTCTCAACCACACAGAAAAAGACGAAGGCAACGAGTCACCCGTTTCCCTCGACCCTGAGCGTTCCCACGTTCGCGATGCCGTTCACACAGACGACGCTACGGTGGTTTGCCCGTCGAGTACCACTGATACCAAGCTCATGACCAAGATTGATCTCCATGTCATTCCTTTCTTGTGTATCATGTATCTGCTCGCTTTCCTGG ATCGTGTAAACATCGCCAATGCCGACGTTTTTGGCCTGTCCGAAGAACTCGGCCTCGAAAAGACAGAATACAATACCGCcctcgtcgtcttcttcgtgcCATACGTCCTCTTTGAGATTCCCTCCAACATTCTTCTCAAGCGCTTCAAGCCCCATGTCTGGCTCAGCCTGAACATGTTCCTCTTCGGCCTTACTACTCTCCTCCAGGGTCTGGTTCAGAACTACAGCGGTCTTATTGCGACTCGTTTCTTCCTGGGTCTTTTTGAGACGGGCATGTTCCCCGGTG CTTTCTACTTGATCGGCATGTGGTATCGTCGACACGAAGCCCAGCGCCGCtactctttcttcttcaacagcacCACCCTCGCCGGCGCATTCGGCGGCCTTCTTGCTGCAGCCATCGGCAAGATGAGCGGTATGCGTGGCTACGCCGGTTGGCGCtggatcttcatcctcgaggGCGGTCTTACCGTTCTCGttagcttcttcttctacttCCTGCTCCCCGATTTCCCTGAGCAGGCCAAGTGGCTCACCAGCGAAGAGAAGCACTACGTCACAGCAAGACTGCGCATCGACCAGGGCCACGCCGGCGCCGAGCGCAAGACGACCTTCGCCGATGCGCTCAGCGTGCTCAAGGACTACAAGATCATCATTGGTGGCTTCATGTACTTCGGTCTTATTGTGCCCGCATACGGCTATGCCTACTTTGCACCTGGTATCATCAAGACATACGGATACAGCCCCATTCAGACACAGCTTTACAGCGTTCCTCCGTGGGCCGCTGCCTTTGGCTTCTCGCTTGCTGTCGCATTCGCGTCAGACAAACTTCGACACCGAGCCTCATTTGCTATTTTTGCCATCCTCGTCGCCATCGCCGGGTTCGCAATTCTTCTATCCGTCCACAACAACCACTCTGTCCAGTATGGTGCTCTATTCCTCGTCACCATGGGCGCATACACCGCTATGCCCATCATTGTTTGCTGGTTCAACATGAATCTTGGAGGTCACAGGAGACGAAGCATTGGCAGCGCATGGCAAGTTGGCTTCGGAAACATTGGTGGTATTATCGCCGTGTattccttcttggccaaggaTGCACCGAAATTCATCCCGGGTTACTCTATCTGTATTGCATTCACCATCTTGTCGATCATTGCGTGTCTCTCATACGCTGCCGTGATTCTATacgagaacaagaagagagatGCGAACCCACCGCAGACCGAACTCACCAACGAGGAAAAGGCCGAGCTGGGCGATAATGCGCCGACATACAGATATTTGCTGTAG